The Armatimonadota bacterium genome includes a window with the following:
- a CDS encoding membrane protein, whose product MATPAEAGQQSGRLESLDIFRGATIAGMLLVNNAGDWEHVFGPLRHAEWHGCTATDLIFPFFLFIMGTSMALSFAKRRDRGAGTGELLAHTLRRSLLLVLLGLALNALAYLALRLDYLRYPGVLQRIGACYLLASLVFLFHGMRGILVWTAVLLAGYWAMMTLIPVPGFGRPDLSQQGNLASWLDSMVFGPHCYIWDAHTGTGHDPEGLLSTLPAVGTTLLGCLAGVVLRDPRAAAFRRVAGLMLAGAALTAGGLLWSLAFPLNKNLWTSSYVLFTAGCALLAFGALHLFVDVLQQRAWAFPLRVYGLNPITAYVGASAMAYGTILIRLPSAAGETIPLKNWVYQTLYASWIPDLASDYWSSAAYGLTYAVVWGALMWLLYRRRIFIRI is encoded by the coding sequence CGCGGGCATGCTGCTGGTGAACAACGCGGGGGACTGGGAGCACGTTTTCGGTCCTCTGCGCCATGCCGAGTGGCACGGCTGCACTGCAACCGACCTGATCTTCCCGTTCTTCCTGTTCATCATGGGCACGTCAATGGCGCTGAGCTTCGCGAAGCGCCGTGACCGCGGGGCCGGAACCGGAGAACTGCTGGCCCACACCCTGCGCCGCTCACTGCTGCTTGTACTGCTCGGCCTGGCGCTCAATGCGCTGGCTTACCTGGCCTTACGCTTGGACTACCTTCGGTATCCCGGCGTTCTGCAGAGGATCGGAGCCTGCTACCTGCTTGCGTCCCTGGTGTTCCTGTTTCACGGAATGCGTGGGATCCTGGTCTGGACCGCCGTGCTGCTGGCGGGCTACTGGGCGATGATGACACTCATTCCCGTGCCGGGATTCGGACGGCCGGATCTGAGCCAGCAGGGCAACCTTGCCAGCTGGCTGGATTCGATGGTGTTCGGCCCGCACTGCTATATCTGGGATGCCCACACAGGCACTGGTCACGATCCTGAAGGGCTGCTCAGCACTTTGCCGGCCGTGGGGACCACCCTGCTGGGATGTCTGGCGGGTGTGGTTCTTCGGGATCCGCGCGCGGCAGCGTTCCGCAGAGTAGCCGGGCTGATGCTCGCCGGAGCGGCGCTTACGGCGGGCGGTCTGCTCTGGTCGCTGGCGTTCCCGCTGAACAAGAACCTCTGGACCTCGTCCTATGTCCTGTTCACGGCCGGCTGCGCGCTGCTTGCCTTTGGCGCGTTGCACCTGTTCGTGGATGTGCTGCAGCAGCGTGCTTGGGCGTTTCCGCTCAGGGTCTACGGGTTGAACCCCATCACCGCATACGTCGGCGCATCCGCGATGGCCTACGGCACCATCCTGATCCGGCTGCCTTCGGCTGCGGGCGAGACTATCCCGCTCAAGAATTGGGTCTATCAGACCCTGTATGCCAGCTGGATTCCAGACCTGGCTTCGGATTACTGGTCCTCTGCTGCATACGGTTTGACTTATGCGGTGGTCTGGGGCGCCTTGATGTGGCTGCTCTACCGGAGGCGGATATTCATCCGTATCTGA